One stretch of Daphnia pulicaria isolate SC F1-1A chromosome 8, SC_F0-13Bv2, whole genome shotgun sequence DNA includes these proteins:
- the LOC124310845 gene encoding NAD(+) hydrolase sarm1-like isoform X1, whose product MCECSKRHLQRNGGQLASSNNIVVGATSAEHVNGYIKHVMRHHKGRGGGNCPLINRTATTTPVRHHQHQPHPTNKNMSEFPVENQTGPELSATQTDSGALVNGLASSGSSTHSASGRSSSASGSQQQQQQQQQGDVAAMIENFQHKKTGASSHSTAAMLNRINHHQSGSIAVPGSGGGGGPGSMVVTSVAGSPGTTLIIGNNNNLPAQQQVVSSTSSSTSSSRVKRSSQVMHHSMSSSEQISSSNKHSSSSQLQSSSSKMSTQELTSSLSELKSNMTEMKSSLSSHLVAAAAAAAAQSSAASKFPSAGLLQGSLEGLNMVSGDGSELAIVDVDHDFSVNPAGCLATLNNNNINNSNSNANGGGGKSSEMKFEQTRVASATSTKITHGDGYSSEEATANASHSRRLQADGLHYEESGQAAAMKARLEMDGVTAEKAAAVKQEQRSLKAGDVSQQESRTTAAASMKLTTDNFSAEKVAMATQQQKQTVTSSGRFNQERHAAAASQSKLTINAKSVRKELSVVSSSQMNGTLVSLEDADLMSSLPSLDDLDILDSSSDLADVEQAKTKYTGVMSSCVERLKEMAKRNKQSHMMPVYLDRVSQMVGKAWAVPAPHGQSLASSLCDVLRHDGGLDVLINNCVADDSNLQLSSARLLEQCLTQENREYVVECGLDKVVSVACGCTESSAQVDQSRVGTGLLEHLFQHNDATCSEVVKLGGLDAVVRECRRSDVEILRHCAGALANLSLYGGAENQEAMIKRQVPMWLFPLAFHSDDNIKYYACLAIAVLVANKEIEAAVLQSVTLNLVEPFVSTHNPYEFANTVAATWQHHARRGLGQSKNWLKRLVPVLNSKREEARNLAAFHFCMEAGIIQKSQGSTDIFSEIGAIDSLKSVASSPNAIASKYAAQTLRLIGEEVPHKLSQQVPLWSSEDVREWVRQIGFDDHCESFADVCKVDGDLLLQLTEEMLRDDIGMRNAILRKRFMRELAILKKMADYSSCDKSSLNDFLQTLDPAFCAYTYSMLNSGVDKKSLRLLSEEQLLTECGIINSIHRQRIFDAIRGENGIYDYLDNKPLDAFISYRRSTGSQLASLLKVHLQLRNFTVFIDVERLEAGKFDNNLLQSISQAKYFLLVLTPNALDRCLGDDERKDWVHREIVAALESNCKIIPIIDNFQWPLPEDLPEDMRAVCYFNGVRWVHDYQDACVDKLDKFMRGDAYGKFDHVHGRRPQDGVLTPSYTPGSASILQPGATMLSRNCNNNGNGVQPVPPSYQRQGSNESGKGSYSSDKEMGGIGSNGFCNGVGVGGGGGAISVANPVALHRNLRAVSPSCAQRSPSPSRSSLQQQQQQGQWQKRLLLRGSAGERAASPSRSISPRPIPISPLVQRRISAGQHLPVPFFNQARNGWVTPIGSLPGGVPRSRSLDTGLCHEAKLDLDHNLPSRINEVVIPDTSDSEEQDEVLESPPVSRVEPPIRPNTLFTKSPSPPMVVVQQPSPTTERPSRRDRTPVVRTKSKASQIIVAAINQAGATRKATRRSIAGDDETSEPTTPTGSAKFVDRCVTKMKTLINK is encoded by the exons atgTCCGAATTTCCGGTGGAGAATCAAACGGGTCCCGAACTGTCGGCCACGCAGACGGACAGCGGCGCCTTGGTCAACGGATTGGCTTCCAGCGGCAGCAGTACACATTCGGCCAGCGGACGAAGCTCGTCGGCCTCCggatcacagcagcagcagcagcagcagcagcaaggcgACGTGGCGGCCATGATTGAGAATTTCCAGCACAAGAAAACGGGGGCCAGCAGCCACAGCACGGCGGCCATGCTCAACCGGATCAACCATCACCAGAGCGGCAGCATCGCCGTGCCAGGATCGGGCGGAGGCGGAGGCCCTGGCTCGATGGTTGTGACATCGGTGGCCGGATCGCCCGGCACTACCCTCATCattggcaacaacaacaacctcccGGCCCAGCAACAAGTCGTCTCGTCCACATCGTCGTCCACCAGCAGTTCACGTGTCAAGCGCTCCTCTCAG GTGATGCATCATTCGATGTCGTCGAGCGAGCAGATTTCGTCGAGCAacaagcacagcagcagcagccagctcCAATCGTCCAGCTCCAAGATGAGCACCCAGGAATTGACTTCCAGTTTGTCCGAGCTCAAGTCCAACATGACCGAGATGAAGTCTAGTTTGTCCTCCCACCTGGTGGCCGCCGCAGCCGCAGCAGCCGCCCAATCTTCAGCCGCCTCCAAATTCCCTTCCGCCGGACTCCTTCAGG GTTCGCTGGAAGGATTGAACATGGTCAGTGGCGATGGCTCTGAATTGGCCATCGTCGACGTGGACCACGATTTCTCGGTCAATCCGGCCGGATGTCTGGCCaccctcaacaacaacaacatcaacaactcgAATAGCAACGCCAACGGCGGCGGTGGCAAATCTTCCGAGATGAAATTCGAGCAGACGCGAGTCGCCTCCGCCACGTCGACCAAGATCACGCACGGCGACGGCTACAGCAGCGAGGAGGCGACGGCCAACGCCTCGCACAGCCGACGCCTTCAGGCCGACGGGCTCCACTACGAGGAGTCGGGCCAAGCGGCGGCCATGAAAGCCCGGCTCGAGATGGACGGCGTCACAGCCGAGAAAGCCGCAGCAGTCAAACAG GAGCAGAGATCGTTAAAGGCCGGCGACGTGAGTCAACAAGAAAGTAGGACGACGGCAGCTGCTAGCATGAAACTAACGACAGACAATTTCAGCGCCGAAAAG GTTGCCATGGCGACCCAGCAGCAGAAGCAAACGGTGACTTCTTCGGGCCGCTTCAACCAAGAGCGTCACGCGGCGGCCGCCTCCCAGTCCAAGTTGACGATCAACGCCAAATCGGTCAGGAAGGAGCTGTCGGTCGTTTCCTCATCTCAG ATGAACGGAACCCTGGTATCGCTAGAGGATGCCGATCTGATGTCATCGCTGCCTTCGCTTGACGACCTGGACATCCTGGACTCGTCTTCCGATTTGGCCGACGTCGAGCAGGCCAAAACCAAATACACGGGCGTCATGTCGAGTTGCGTGGAGCGGCTCAAGGAGATGGCCAAGCGCAATAAGCAGAGCCACATGATGCCCGTCTACCTTGACCGGGTCAGCCAAATGGTCGGCAAGGCCTGGGCCGTGCCGGCCCCACACGGTCAGTCACTCGCCTCCTCCCTGTGCGACGTCCTGCGCCACGACGGCGGACTGGACGTCCTCATCAACAACTGCGTGGCCGACGACAGCAATCTCCAGCTGTCCAGCGCCCGCCTCCTCGAGCAGTGCCTCACCCAGGAGAACAGGGAATACGTCGTCGAGTGCGGACTCGATAAG GTGGTGTCGGTGGCGTGCGGGTGCACCGAGTCGTCGGCCCAGGTGGACCAGTCGCGAGTGGGCACGGGTTTACTGGAGCACCTGTTCCAGCACAACGACGCGACGTGCAGCGAGGTGGTCAAGTTGGGAGGGCTGGACGCCGTCGTCCGCGAATGTCGCCGCTCGGACGTGGAGATCCTGCGCCACTGCGCCGGCGCCCTGGCCAACCTGTCGCTGTACGGCGGCGCCGAGAACCAGGAGGCCATGATCAAGCGCCAGGTGCCCATGTGGCTCTTCCCGCTGGCCTTCCACTCTGACGACAACATCAAATACTACGCCTGTCTGGCCATCGCCGTCCTGGTGGCCAACAAGGAAATCGAGGCGGCCGTTCTCCAGTCGGTGACGCTCAACCTGGTGGAGCCCTTCGTCTCGACCCACAATCCCTACGAGTTCGCCAACACGGTGGCGGCCACCTGGCAGCACCACGCCCGCCGGGGACTGGGCCAGTCGAAAAACTGGCTCAAGCGGCTCGTGCCCGTCTTGAATTCCAAGCGGGAGGAGGCCCGCAATTTGGCGGCCTTCCACTTTTGCATGGAGGCCGGAATCATTCAAAAGAGTCAGGGCAGCACGGACATTTTCAGCGAGATCGGAGCCATCGACTCGCTCAAGTCGGTCGCCTCGTCGCCCAACGCCATCGCCTCCAAGTACGCGGCCCAGACGCTGCGGCTCATCGGCGAGGAAGTGCCGCACAAGCTCAGCCAGCAGGTCCCGCTCTGGTCCAGCGAGGACGTCCGCGAGTGGGTCCGCCAAATTGGTTTCGACGACCACTGCGAAAGCTTCGCCGACGTCTGCAAGGTCGACGGCGATCTTTTGCTCCAGCTGACAGAGGAGATGCTCCGCGACGACATTGGAATGCGCAATGCCATCCTGCGGAAGCGTTTCATGCGTGAGCTGGCCATTCTCAAGAAGATG gCGGATTACAGCAGCTGTGACAAATCGAGTTTGAACGATTTCTTGCAGACGCTGGACCCGGCGTTTTGCGCCTACACTTACTCGATGCTCAACTCTGGCGTGGATAAGAAGAGCCTCCGACTCTTGTCCGAGGAGCAGCTCTTGACGGAATGCGGAATCATCAATTCCATCCACCGGCAGCGCATCTTTGACGCCATCCGCGGAGAGAACGGCATCTACGATTACCTGGACAACAAGCCGCTGGATGCCTTCATCAGTTACCGACGATCCACTGGATCCCAACTGGCCAGTCTACTTAAAG TCCACCTCCAGCTGAGGAACTTTACCGTCTTCATCGACGTCGAGCGCCTGGAGGCCGGCAAATTCGACAACAATCTTTTGCAGTCCATCAGTCAGGCtaaatatttccttttggTGCTGACGCCCAACGCGCTGGATCGCTGCCTGGGCGACGACGAGCGGAAGGATTGGGTCCACAGAGAAATCGTGGCCGCATTGGAATCCAACTGCAAAATCATCCCCATCATCGACAACTTCCAGTGGCCGTTGCCCGAAGATCTGCCCGAAGACATGCGGGCCGTCTGCTACTTTAACGGCGTCCGATGGGTCCACGACTACCAG GACGCATGCGTGGACAAACTGGACAAATTTATGCGCGGCGACGCTTACGGCAAATTTGACCACGTCCACGGTAGACGACCGCAAGACGGAGTCCTGACTCCGTCGTACACCCCCGGTTCGGCGTCGATCCTCCAGCCCGGAGCCACGATGCTGAGTCGCAACTGCAACAACAACGGCAACGGCGTCCAGCCAGTGCCGCCCTCATACCAAAGGCAAGGAAGCAACGAGAGCGGCAAAGGCTCTTACTCATCCGATAAGGAAATGGGCGGCATCGGGAGTAATGGATTCTGCAATGGTGTCGGTGTCGGAGGTGGCGGAGGAGCTATATCGGTAGCTAACCCGGTAGCTCTTCACAG AAATCTCAGAGCTGTGTCACCCAGTTGCGCTCAACGTAGTCCCAGTCCCAGTCGCTCAtctctccagcagcagcaacagcaaggcCAGTGGCAGAAGCGTCTACTGTTGAGGGGCTCAGCCGGAGAGCGTGCTGCCAGTCCGTCTCGTTCCATCTCTCCTCGTCCCATTCCCATCAGTCCGCTGGTTCAGCGCCGAATCTCTGCGGGCCAACATTTGCCGGTGCCTTTCTTCAACCAGGCTCGCAACGGATGGGTGACGCCCATCGGTTCCCTGCCTGGAGGTGTTCCAAGGTCTCGCAGCCTGGACACTGGCCTTTGCCACGAAGCCAAGTTGGATCTAGATCACAACCTTCCGTCGCGAATCAACGAAGTCGTCATTCCGGATACCAGCGACTCGGAGGAGCAGGACGAGGTCCTGGAGTCGCCACCAGTGAGTCGGGTCGAGCCGCCCATTCGACCCAACACTTTGTTCACCAAGTCGCCGTCCCCGCCGATGGTGGTCGTTCAACAGCCCAGCCCGACGACGGAGCGGCCCAGCCGCCGGGATCGGACGCCAGTGGTCCGGACGAAATCCAAAGCGTCTCAGATCATTGTGGCGGCCATCAATCAGGCGGGAGCGACGCGCAAAGCCACTCGACGATCCATCGCCGGCGACGACGAGACCTCGGAACCCACGACGCCAACCGGATCTGCCAAATTCGTTGATCGCTGCgtcaccaaaatgaaaactttgatCAACAAGTGA
- the LOC124310845 gene encoding NAD(+) hydrolase sarm1-like isoform X6, translating to MFSRRMFPVRKMSEFPVENQTGPELSATQTDSGALVNGLASSGSSTHSASGRSSSASGSQQQQQQQQQGDVAAMIENFQHKKTGASSHSTAAMLNRINHHQSGSIAVPGSGGGGGPGSMVVTSVAGSPGTTLIIGNNNNLPAQQQVVSSTSSSTSSSRVKRSSQVMHHSMSSSEQISSSNKHSSSSQLQSSSSKMSTQELTSSLSELKSNMTEMKSSLSSHLVAAAAAAAAQSSAASKFPSAGLLQGSLEGLNMVSGDGSELAIVDVDHDFSVNPAGCLATLNNNNINNSNSNANGGGGKSSEMKFEQTRVASATSTKITHGDGYSSEEATANASHSRRLQADGLHYEESGQAAAMKARLEMDGVTAEKAAAVKQEQRSLKAGDVSQQESRTTAAASMKLTTDNFSAEKVAMATQQQKQTVTSSGRFNQERHAAAASQSKLTINAKSVRKELSVVSSSQMNGTLVSLEDADLMSSLPSLDDLDILDSSSDLADVEQAKTKYTGVMSSCVERLKEMAKRNKQSHMMPVYLDRVSQMVGKAWAVPAPHGQSLASSLCDVLRHDGGLDVLINNCVADDSNLQLSSARLLEQCLTQENREYVVECGLDKVVSVACGCTESSAQVDQSRVGTGLLEHLFQHNDATCSEVVKLGGLDAVVRECRRSDVEILRHCAGALANLSLYGGAENQEAMIKRQVPMWLFPLAFHSDDNIKYYACLAIAVLVANKEIEAAVLQSVTLNLVEPFVSTHNPYEFANTVAATWQHHARRGLGQSKNWLKRLVPVLNSKREEARNLAAFHFCMEAGIIQKSQGSTDIFSEIGAIDSLKSVASSPNAIASKYAAQTLRLIGEEVPHKLSQQVPLWSSEDVREWVRQIGFDDHCESFADVCKVDGDLLLQLTEEMLRDDIGMRNAILRKRFMRELAILKKMADYSSCDKSSLNDFLQTLDPAFCAYTYSMLNSGVDKKSLRLLSEEQLLTECGIINSIHRQRIFDAIRGENGIYDYLDNKPLDAFISYRRSTGSQLASLLKVHLQLRNFTVFIDVERLEAGKFDNNLLQSISQAKYFLLVLTPNALDRCLGDDERKDWVHREIVAALESNCKIIPIIDNFQWPLPEDLPEDMRAVCYFNGVRWVHDYQDACVDKLDKFMRGDAYGKFDHVHGRRPQDGVLTPSYTPGSASILQPGATMLSRNCNNNGNGVQPVPPSYQRQGSNESGKGSYSSDKEMGGIGSNGFCNGVGVGGGGGAISVANPVALHRNLRAVSPSCAQRSPSPSRSSLQQQQQQGQWQKRLLLRGSAGERAASPSRSISPRPIPISPLVQRRISAGQHLPVPFFNQARNGWVTPIGSLPGGVPRSRSLDTGLCHEAKLDLDHNLPSRINEVVIPDTSDSEEQDEVLESPPVSRVEPPIRPNTLFTKSPSPPMVVVQQPSPTTERPSRRDRTPVVRTKSKASQIIVAAINQAGATRKATRRSIAGDDETSEPTTPTGSAKFVDRCVTKMKTLINK from the exons atgTCCGAATTTCCGGTGGAGAATCAAACGGGTCCCGAACTGTCGGCCACGCAGACGGACAGCGGCGCCTTGGTCAACGGATTGGCTTCCAGCGGCAGCAGTACACATTCGGCCAGCGGACGAAGCTCGTCGGCCTCCggatcacagcagcagcagcagcagcagcagcaaggcgACGTGGCGGCCATGATTGAGAATTTCCAGCACAAGAAAACGGGGGCCAGCAGCCACAGCACGGCGGCCATGCTCAACCGGATCAACCATCACCAGAGCGGCAGCATCGCCGTGCCAGGATCGGGCGGAGGCGGAGGCCCTGGCTCGATGGTTGTGACATCGGTGGCCGGATCGCCCGGCACTACCCTCATCattggcaacaacaacaacctcccGGCCCAGCAACAAGTCGTCTCGTCCACATCGTCGTCCACCAGCAGTTCACGTGTCAAGCGCTCCTCTCAG GTGATGCATCATTCGATGTCGTCGAGCGAGCAGATTTCGTCGAGCAacaagcacagcagcagcagccagctcCAATCGTCCAGCTCCAAGATGAGCACCCAGGAATTGACTTCCAGTTTGTCCGAGCTCAAGTCCAACATGACCGAGATGAAGTCTAGTTTGTCCTCCCACCTGGTGGCCGCCGCAGCCGCAGCAGCCGCCCAATCTTCAGCCGCCTCCAAATTCCCTTCCGCCGGACTCCTTCAGG GTTCGCTGGAAGGATTGAACATGGTCAGTGGCGATGGCTCTGAATTGGCCATCGTCGACGTGGACCACGATTTCTCGGTCAATCCGGCCGGATGTCTGGCCaccctcaacaacaacaacatcaacaactcgAATAGCAACGCCAACGGCGGCGGTGGCAAATCTTCCGAGATGAAATTCGAGCAGACGCGAGTCGCCTCCGCCACGTCGACCAAGATCACGCACGGCGACGGCTACAGCAGCGAGGAGGCGACGGCCAACGCCTCGCACAGCCGACGCCTTCAGGCCGACGGGCTCCACTACGAGGAGTCGGGCCAAGCGGCGGCCATGAAAGCCCGGCTCGAGATGGACGGCGTCACAGCCGAGAAAGCCGCAGCAGTCAAACAG GAGCAGAGATCGTTAAAGGCCGGCGACGTGAGTCAACAAGAAAGTAGGACGACGGCAGCTGCTAGCATGAAACTAACGACAGACAATTTCAGCGCCGAAAAG GTTGCCATGGCGACCCAGCAGCAGAAGCAAACGGTGACTTCTTCGGGCCGCTTCAACCAAGAGCGTCACGCGGCGGCCGCCTCCCAGTCCAAGTTGACGATCAACGCCAAATCGGTCAGGAAGGAGCTGTCGGTCGTTTCCTCATCTCAG ATGAACGGAACCCTGGTATCGCTAGAGGATGCCGATCTGATGTCATCGCTGCCTTCGCTTGACGACCTGGACATCCTGGACTCGTCTTCCGATTTGGCCGACGTCGAGCAGGCCAAAACCAAATACACGGGCGTCATGTCGAGTTGCGTGGAGCGGCTCAAGGAGATGGCCAAGCGCAATAAGCAGAGCCACATGATGCCCGTCTACCTTGACCGGGTCAGCCAAATGGTCGGCAAGGCCTGGGCCGTGCCGGCCCCACACGGTCAGTCACTCGCCTCCTCCCTGTGCGACGTCCTGCGCCACGACGGCGGACTGGACGTCCTCATCAACAACTGCGTGGCCGACGACAGCAATCTCCAGCTGTCCAGCGCCCGCCTCCTCGAGCAGTGCCTCACCCAGGAGAACAGGGAATACGTCGTCGAGTGCGGACTCGATAAG GTGGTGTCGGTGGCGTGCGGGTGCACCGAGTCGTCGGCCCAGGTGGACCAGTCGCGAGTGGGCACGGGTTTACTGGAGCACCTGTTCCAGCACAACGACGCGACGTGCAGCGAGGTGGTCAAGTTGGGAGGGCTGGACGCCGTCGTCCGCGAATGTCGCCGCTCGGACGTGGAGATCCTGCGCCACTGCGCCGGCGCCCTGGCCAACCTGTCGCTGTACGGCGGCGCCGAGAACCAGGAGGCCATGATCAAGCGCCAGGTGCCCATGTGGCTCTTCCCGCTGGCCTTCCACTCTGACGACAACATCAAATACTACGCCTGTCTGGCCATCGCCGTCCTGGTGGCCAACAAGGAAATCGAGGCGGCCGTTCTCCAGTCGGTGACGCTCAACCTGGTGGAGCCCTTCGTCTCGACCCACAATCCCTACGAGTTCGCCAACACGGTGGCGGCCACCTGGCAGCACCACGCCCGCCGGGGACTGGGCCAGTCGAAAAACTGGCTCAAGCGGCTCGTGCCCGTCTTGAATTCCAAGCGGGAGGAGGCCCGCAATTTGGCGGCCTTCCACTTTTGCATGGAGGCCGGAATCATTCAAAAGAGTCAGGGCAGCACGGACATTTTCAGCGAGATCGGAGCCATCGACTCGCTCAAGTCGGTCGCCTCGTCGCCCAACGCCATCGCCTCCAAGTACGCGGCCCAGACGCTGCGGCTCATCGGCGAGGAAGTGCCGCACAAGCTCAGCCAGCAGGTCCCGCTCTGGTCCAGCGAGGACGTCCGCGAGTGGGTCCGCCAAATTGGTTTCGACGACCACTGCGAAAGCTTCGCCGACGTCTGCAAGGTCGACGGCGATCTTTTGCTCCAGCTGACAGAGGAGATGCTCCGCGACGACATTGGAATGCGCAATGCCATCCTGCGGAAGCGTTTCATGCGTGAGCTGGCCATTCTCAAGAAGATG gCGGATTACAGCAGCTGTGACAAATCGAGTTTGAACGATTTCTTGCAGACGCTGGACCCGGCGTTTTGCGCCTACACTTACTCGATGCTCAACTCTGGCGTGGATAAGAAGAGCCTCCGACTCTTGTCCGAGGAGCAGCTCTTGACGGAATGCGGAATCATCAATTCCATCCACCGGCAGCGCATCTTTGACGCCATCCGCGGAGAGAACGGCATCTACGATTACCTGGACAACAAGCCGCTGGATGCCTTCATCAGTTACCGACGATCCACTGGATCCCAACTGGCCAGTCTACTTAAAG TCCACCTCCAGCTGAGGAACTTTACCGTCTTCATCGACGTCGAGCGCCTGGAGGCCGGCAAATTCGACAACAATCTTTTGCAGTCCATCAGTCAGGCtaaatatttccttttggTGCTGACGCCCAACGCGCTGGATCGCTGCCTGGGCGACGACGAGCGGAAGGATTGGGTCCACAGAGAAATCGTGGCCGCATTGGAATCCAACTGCAAAATCATCCCCATCATCGACAACTTCCAGTGGCCGTTGCCCGAAGATCTGCCCGAAGACATGCGGGCCGTCTGCTACTTTAACGGCGTCCGATGGGTCCACGACTACCAG GACGCATGCGTGGACAAACTGGACAAATTTATGCGCGGCGACGCTTACGGCAAATTTGACCACGTCCACGGTAGACGACCGCAAGACGGAGTCCTGACTCCGTCGTACACCCCCGGTTCGGCGTCGATCCTCCAGCCCGGAGCCACGATGCTGAGTCGCAACTGCAACAACAACGGCAACGGCGTCCAGCCAGTGCCGCCCTCATACCAAAGGCAAGGAAGCAACGAGAGCGGCAAAGGCTCTTACTCATCCGATAAGGAAATGGGCGGCATCGGGAGTAATGGATTCTGCAATGGTGTCGGTGTCGGAGGTGGCGGAGGAGCTATATCGGTAGCTAACCCGGTAGCTCTTCACAG AAATCTCAGAGCTGTGTCACCCAGTTGCGCTCAACGTAGTCCCAGTCCCAGTCGCTCAtctctccagcagcagcaacagcaaggcCAGTGGCAGAAGCGTCTACTGTTGAGGGGCTCAGCCGGAGAGCGTGCTGCCAGTCCGTCTCGTTCCATCTCTCCTCGTCCCATTCCCATCAGTCCGCTGGTTCAGCGCCGAATCTCTGCGGGCCAACATTTGCCGGTGCCTTTCTTCAACCAGGCTCGCAACGGATGGGTGACGCCCATCGGTTCCCTGCCTGGAGGTGTTCCAAGGTCTCGCAGCCTGGACACTGGCCTTTGCCACGAAGCCAAGTTGGATCTAGATCACAACCTTCCGTCGCGAATCAACGAAGTCGTCATTCCGGATACCAGCGACTCGGAGGAGCAGGACGAGGTCCTGGAGTCGCCACCAGTGAGTCGGGTCGAGCCGCCCATTCGACCCAACACTTTGTTCACCAAGTCGCCGTCCCCGCCGATGGTGGTCGTTCAACAGCCCAGCCCGACGACGGAGCGGCCCAGCCGCCGGGATCGGACGCCAGTGGTCCGGACGAAATCCAAAGCGTCTCAGATCATTGTGGCGGCCATCAATCAGGCGGGAGCGACGCGCAAAGCCACTCGACGATCCATCGCCGGCGACGACGAGACCTCGGAACCCACGACGCCAACCGGATCTGCCAAATTCGTTGATCGCTGCgtcaccaaaatgaaaactttgatCAACAAGTGA